One Equus caballus isolate H_3958 breed thoroughbred chromosome 17, TB-T2T, whole genome shotgun sequence DNA window includes the following coding sequences:
- the STARD13 gene encoding stAR-related lipid transfer protein 13 isoform X6 produces the protein MSTGARPKTKELSNKRSKERGEIEAKEACDWLRAAGFPQYAQLYEDSQFPINIVAVKNDHDFLEKDLVEPLCRRLNTLNKCASMKLDVNFQRKKADDSDEEDLCISNKWTFQRTSRRWSRVDDLHTLFPGGDRNGSSGDFRMRNTTSSESVLTDLSEPEVCSIHSESSGGSDGRGPPGSQSAGREAFDGPGHCCAEGPGMLDATVVSGSLPQPPKDVPNYPFQPKNEKPTRTRAKSFLKRMETLRGKGAHGRHKGSGRTGGLVISGPVLQQEPESFKAMQCIQIPNGDLQNSPTAACRKGLPCPGKWSGESSQSENSSSGVSTPGLKERKCQEANKRGGMYLEDLDVLAGTALRDAGDQNHTHEFHSQENLVVHIPKDHKPGTFPKALSIESLSPTDNSNGVNWRTGSISLGRQQGPGAREPRLMASCHRASRVSIYDNVPGSHLYASTGDLLDLEKDDLFPHLDDILHHVNGLQEVVDDWSKNILPELQTHDALVGEPGLCPFPSPNQITLDFEGNSVSEGRTTPSDVERDGTSLNESEATGVRERRDSGVGASLTRPNRRLRWNSFQLSHQPQPSTASPHISNQTAGQLNLLQRFSLLRLTAIMEKYSMSNKHGWTCLSPQCAPGGFHDLVSVNSRSVPKFMKRMKVPDYKDKTVFGVPLIVHVQRTGQPLPQSIQQALRYLRSNCLDQVGLFRKSGVKSRIQALRQMNENFPENVSYEDQSAYDVADMVKQFFRDLPEPLFTNKLSETFLHIYQYVPKEQRLQAVQAAILLLADESREVLQTLLCFLHDVVNLVEENQMTPMNLAVCLAPSLFHLNLVKKESSPRVIQKKYATGKPDQKDLNENLAAAQGLAHMIMACDRLFEVPHELVAQSHNSYVEAEIHAPTLEDLGTQLEESGATFHTYLEHLVQGLQKEAKEKFKGWVTCSSTDNTDLAFKKVGDGNPLKLWKAAVEVEAPPSVVLNRVLRERHLWDEDFVQWKVVETLDKQTEIYQYVLNSMAPHPSRDFVVLRTWKTDLPKGMCTLVSLSVEHEEAQLMGGVRAMVMDSQYLIEPCGSGKSRLTHICRIDLKGHSPEWYNKGFGHLCAAEVARIRNSFQPLIAEGPETKI, from the exons acgACTAAATACGTTGAACAAGTGTGCCTCAATGAAACTTGATGTGAACTTCCAAAGGAAAAAG GCTGACGACTCAGATGAGGAAGATCTGTGTATCAGTAACAAATGGACTTTCCAAAGAACCAGCCGCCGATGGTCTCGCGTGGACGACCTCCACACGCTGTTTCCCGGAGGAGACAGAAATGGGTCCTCAGGAGACTTTAGGATGAGAAACACGACCAGCAGTGAAAGTGTCCTCACAGACCTGAGCGAGCCGGAGGTCTGCTCCATTCACAGCGAGAGCAGCGGCGGCAGCGACGGCCGCGGCCCCCCGGGCAGCCAGAGCGCCGGGCGCGAGGCCTTCGACGGCCCCGGGCACTGCTGCGCGGAAGGGCCCGGCATGCTGGACGCCACGGTGGTCAGCGGCAGCCTCCCGCAGCCCCCTAAGGACGTTCCCAACTACCCTTTCCAGCCAAAGAATGAGAAACCCACTAGGACCAGAGCCAAGTCATTTTTGAAACGCATGGAAACCCTGCGAGGGAAGGGAGCACACGGAAGGCATAAGGGATCGGGGCGGACTGGAGGCTTGGTGATCAGCGGGCCGGTGCTGCAACAGGAGCCAGAGTCTTTTAAGGCCATGCAGTGCATCCAGATCCCAAATGGAGATCTCCAGAACTCGCCCACAGCTGCCTGCAGAAAAGGGCTACCGTGCCCAGGCAAATGGAGCGGGGAAAGCAGCCAATCAGAAAACAGCAGCAGTGGGGTGAGCACGCCTGGCCTGAAGGAACGGAAATGCCAGGAGGCCAACAAGCGCGGGGGCATGTACTTAGAAGACCTGGATGTGCTGGCGGGGACAGCACTGCGGGACGCGGGCGACCAAAACCACACACATGAGTTCCATTCCCAAGAGAACTTGGTAGTGCATATTCCCAAGGATCACAAACCAGGAACGTTCCCCAAGGCGCTCTCTATCGAAAGCCTCTCGCCCACAGACAATAGCAATGGGGTTAACTGGAGGACCGGTAGCATCTCCCTGGGCAGACAGCAGGGCCCTGGTGCCAGGGAGCCCAGGCTCATGGCGTCCTGCCACAGAGCAAGTCGGGTCAGTATCTATGACAACGTCCCAGGCTCCCATTTGTACGCCAGCACGGGAGATCTTCTGGACTTGGAGAAAGACGATCTCTTCCCTCACTTAGATGACATTCTGCACCATGTCAATGGGCTCCAAGAGGTAGTGGATGACTGGTCGAAAAACATCTTGCCTGAACTGCAAACACATGATGCCTTGGTTGGGGAACCTGGTTTATGCCCCTTCCCGTCTCCTAACCAGATCACCTTAGATTTCGAAGGCAACTCTGTGTCCGAGGGTCGGACAACACCCAGTGATGTGGAAAGAGATGGGACATCTCTTAATGAATCGGAGGCCACTGGggtcagagaaaggagagattcTGGTGTAGGGGCCTCTCTGACCAGGCCAAACAG GCGACTCCGATGGAACAGTTTCCAGCTCTCGCATCAGCCTCAGCCGTCCACAGCGTCGCCCCACATCAGCAACCAGACGGCCGGCCAGCTGAACCTGCTCCAGCGCTTCTCGCTGCTTCGCCTCACGGCCATCATGGAGAAGTACTCCATGTCCAACAAACACGGCTGGACATG CCTCTCCCCACAGTGTGCCCCAGGAGGCTTCCATGACCTGGTTTCTGTGAATTCTAGGTCAGTTCCAAAGTTCATGAAGAGGATGAAAGTTCCTGATTACAAAGACAAGACCGTCTTTGGTGTTCCTCTCATAGTTCACGTCCAGAGAACGGGACAGCCTCTGCCTCAGAGTATTCAGCAAGCACTGAGATACCTGCGCAGCAACTGCCTCGATCAG GTGGGTCTTTTTCGAAAATCGGGTGTGAAATCTCGAATCCAGGCCTTACGCCAAATGAACGAGAACTTCCCTGAGAACGTCAGCTATGAGGACCAATCCGCTTATGACGTGGCGGATATGGTGAAACAGTTCTTCCgggacctccctgagcctctcttCACCAACAAGCTCAGCGAGACCTTCCTCCACATCTATCAGT ATGTCCCCAAAGAGCAGCGGCTGCAGGCAGTGCAGGCGGCCATCCTGCTGCTGGCGGATGAGAGCAGGGAAGTCCTGCAGACGCTGCTGTGCTTCCTGCACGACGTGGTCAACCTGGTGGAAGAGAACCAGATGACGCCCATGAACCTGGCGGTGTGTCTGGCCCCCTCCCTCTTTCATCTCAACTTAGTGAAGAAAGAAAGCTCCCCCAG AGTCATACAGAAGAAATACGCCACCGGGAAGCCAGATCAAAAGGACCTCAATGAGAATCTGGCAgctgctcaggggctggcccatatGATCATGGCATGCGACAGACTCTTTGAg GTCCCACATGAGTTGGTAGCCCAGTCTCATAACTCGTATGTGGAAGCTGAGATCCATGCTCCAACTCTGGAAGACCTGGGGACCCAGCTGGAAGAGAGCGGGGCGACCTTCCACACTTACCTGGAGCATCTCGTccagggcctccagaaggaagcCAAGGAGAAGTTCAAAGGCTGGGTCACGTGTTCCAGCACAGACAATACAGATCTTGCTTTCAAAAAG GTGGGAGATGGGAATCCGCTGAAGCTGTGGAAGGCTGCCGTGGAGGTGGAAGCGCCCCCCTCGGTGGTTTTGAATCGTGTGCTGAGAGAGCGCCACCTGTGGGATGAGGATTTTGTGCAGTGGAAGGTTGTGGAAACCCTGGACAAGCAAACAGAAATCTATCAGTACGTGTTGAACAGCATGGCCCCCCACCCTTCCAGAGACTTCGTGGTTCTCAG GACCTGGAAAACTGATTTGCCCAAAGGAATGTGTACCCTGGTGTCCCTGTCTGTGGAGCATGAGGAAGCCCAGCTCATGGGTGGCGTGCGGGCCATGGTGATGGATTCTCAGTATTTAATAGAACcttgtggttccggcaagtcaagaCTGACCCACATCTGCAGGATAGACCTGAA AGGTCACTCCCCAGAATGGTACAATAAAGGCTTTGGACATCTGTGTGCGGCAGAAGTTGCCAGGATTAGAAACTCTTTTCAGCCCCTCATTGCTGAAGGTCCGGAAACTAAAATCTGA
- the STARD13 gene encoding stAR-related lipid transfer protein 13 isoform X1, with product MSGLSSTSASYEGGLGAWKVTWTPSPQLRRSISEQLRDSTTRAWDLLWKNVRERRLAEIEAKEACDWLRAAGFPQYAQLYEDSQFPINIVAVKNDHDFLEKDLVEPLCRRLNTLNKCASMKLDVNFQRKKADDSDEEDLCISNKWTFQRTSRRWSRVDDLHTLFPGGDRNGSSGDFRMRNTTSSESVLTDLSEPEVCSIHSESSGGSDGRGPPGSQSAGREAFDGPGHCCAEGPGMLDATVVSGSLPQPPKDVPNYPFQPKNEKPTRTRAKSFLKRMETLRGKGAHGRHKGSGRTGGLVISGPVLQQEPESFKAMQCIQIPNGDLQNSPTAACRKGLPCPGKWSGESSQSENSSSGVSTPGLKERKCQEANKRGGMYLEDLDVLAGTALRDAGDQNHTHEFHSQENLVVHIPKDHKPGTFPKALSIESLSPTDNSNGVNWRTGSISLGRQQGPGAREPRLMASCHRASRVSIYDNVPGSHLYASTGDLLDLEKDDLFPHLDDILHHVNGLQEVVDDWSKNILPELQTHDALVGEPGLCPFPSPNQITLDFEGNSVSEGRTTPSDVERDGTSLNESEATGVRERRDSGVGASLTRPNRRLRWNSFQLSHQPQPSTASPHISNQTAGQLNLLQRFSLLRLTAIMEKYSMSNKHGWTCLSPQCAPGGFHDLVSVNSRSVPKFMKRMKVPDYKDKTVFGVPLIVHVQRTGQPLPQSIQQALRYLRSNCLDQVGLFRKSGVKSRIQALRQMNENFPENVSYEDQSAYDVADMVKQFFRDLPEPLFTNKLSETFLHIYQYVPKEQRLQAVQAAILLLADESREVLQTLLCFLHDVVNLVEENQMTPMNLAVCLAPSLFHLNLVKKESSPRVIQKKYATGKPDQKDLNENLAAAQGLAHMIMACDRLFEVPHELVAQSHNSYVEAEIHAPTLEDLGTQLEESGATFHTYLEHLVQGLQKEAKEKFKGWVTCSSTDNTDLAFKKVGDGNPLKLWKAAVEVEAPPSVVLNRVLRERHLWDEDFVQWKVVETLDKQTEIYQYVLNSMAPHPSRDFVVLRTWKTDLPKGMCTLVSLSVEHEEAQLMGGVRAMVMDSQYLIEPCGSGKSRLTHICRIDLKGHSPEWYNKGFGHLCAAEVARIRNSFQPLIAEGPETKI from the exons acgACTAAATACGTTGAACAAGTGTGCCTCAATGAAACTTGATGTGAACTTCCAAAGGAAAAAG GCTGACGACTCAGATGAGGAAGATCTGTGTATCAGTAACAAATGGACTTTCCAAAGAACCAGCCGCCGATGGTCTCGCGTGGACGACCTCCACACGCTGTTTCCCGGAGGAGACAGAAATGGGTCCTCAGGAGACTTTAGGATGAGAAACACGACCAGCAGTGAAAGTGTCCTCACAGACCTGAGCGAGCCGGAGGTCTGCTCCATTCACAGCGAGAGCAGCGGCGGCAGCGACGGCCGCGGCCCCCCGGGCAGCCAGAGCGCCGGGCGCGAGGCCTTCGACGGCCCCGGGCACTGCTGCGCGGAAGGGCCCGGCATGCTGGACGCCACGGTGGTCAGCGGCAGCCTCCCGCAGCCCCCTAAGGACGTTCCCAACTACCCTTTCCAGCCAAAGAATGAGAAACCCACTAGGACCAGAGCCAAGTCATTTTTGAAACGCATGGAAACCCTGCGAGGGAAGGGAGCACACGGAAGGCATAAGGGATCGGGGCGGACTGGAGGCTTGGTGATCAGCGGGCCGGTGCTGCAACAGGAGCCAGAGTCTTTTAAGGCCATGCAGTGCATCCAGATCCCAAATGGAGATCTCCAGAACTCGCCCACAGCTGCCTGCAGAAAAGGGCTACCGTGCCCAGGCAAATGGAGCGGGGAAAGCAGCCAATCAGAAAACAGCAGCAGTGGGGTGAGCACGCCTGGCCTGAAGGAACGGAAATGCCAGGAGGCCAACAAGCGCGGGGGCATGTACTTAGAAGACCTGGATGTGCTGGCGGGGACAGCACTGCGGGACGCGGGCGACCAAAACCACACACATGAGTTCCATTCCCAAGAGAACTTGGTAGTGCATATTCCCAAGGATCACAAACCAGGAACGTTCCCCAAGGCGCTCTCTATCGAAAGCCTCTCGCCCACAGACAATAGCAATGGGGTTAACTGGAGGACCGGTAGCATCTCCCTGGGCAGACAGCAGGGCCCTGGTGCCAGGGAGCCCAGGCTCATGGCGTCCTGCCACAGAGCAAGTCGGGTCAGTATCTATGACAACGTCCCAGGCTCCCATTTGTACGCCAGCACGGGAGATCTTCTGGACTTGGAGAAAGACGATCTCTTCCCTCACTTAGATGACATTCTGCACCATGTCAATGGGCTCCAAGAGGTAGTGGATGACTGGTCGAAAAACATCTTGCCTGAACTGCAAACACATGATGCCTTGGTTGGGGAACCTGGTTTATGCCCCTTCCCGTCTCCTAACCAGATCACCTTAGATTTCGAAGGCAACTCTGTGTCCGAGGGTCGGACAACACCCAGTGATGTGGAAAGAGATGGGACATCTCTTAATGAATCGGAGGCCACTGGggtcagagaaaggagagattcTGGTGTAGGGGCCTCTCTGACCAGGCCAAACAG GCGACTCCGATGGAACAGTTTCCAGCTCTCGCATCAGCCTCAGCCGTCCACAGCGTCGCCCCACATCAGCAACCAGACGGCCGGCCAGCTGAACCTGCTCCAGCGCTTCTCGCTGCTTCGCCTCACGGCCATCATGGAGAAGTACTCCATGTCCAACAAACACGGCTGGACATG CCTCTCCCCACAGTGTGCCCCAGGAGGCTTCCATGACCTGGTTTCTGTGAATTCTAGGTCAGTTCCAAAGTTCATGAAGAGGATGAAAGTTCCTGATTACAAAGACAAGACCGTCTTTGGTGTTCCTCTCATAGTTCACGTCCAGAGAACGGGACAGCCTCTGCCTCAGAGTATTCAGCAAGCACTGAGATACCTGCGCAGCAACTGCCTCGATCAG GTGGGTCTTTTTCGAAAATCGGGTGTGAAATCTCGAATCCAGGCCTTACGCCAAATGAACGAGAACTTCCCTGAGAACGTCAGCTATGAGGACCAATCCGCTTATGACGTGGCGGATATGGTGAAACAGTTCTTCCgggacctccctgagcctctcttCACCAACAAGCTCAGCGAGACCTTCCTCCACATCTATCAGT ATGTCCCCAAAGAGCAGCGGCTGCAGGCAGTGCAGGCGGCCATCCTGCTGCTGGCGGATGAGAGCAGGGAAGTCCTGCAGACGCTGCTGTGCTTCCTGCACGACGTGGTCAACCTGGTGGAAGAGAACCAGATGACGCCCATGAACCTGGCGGTGTGTCTGGCCCCCTCCCTCTTTCATCTCAACTTAGTGAAGAAAGAAAGCTCCCCCAG AGTCATACAGAAGAAATACGCCACCGGGAAGCCAGATCAAAAGGACCTCAATGAGAATCTGGCAgctgctcaggggctggcccatatGATCATGGCATGCGACAGACTCTTTGAg GTCCCACATGAGTTGGTAGCCCAGTCTCATAACTCGTATGTGGAAGCTGAGATCCATGCTCCAACTCTGGAAGACCTGGGGACCCAGCTGGAAGAGAGCGGGGCGACCTTCCACACTTACCTGGAGCATCTCGTccagggcctccagaaggaagcCAAGGAGAAGTTCAAAGGCTGGGTCACGTGTTCCAGCACAGACAATACAGATCTTGCTTTCAAAAAG GTGGGAGATGGGAATCCGCTGAAGCTGTGGAAGGCTGCCGTGGAGGTGGAAGCGCCCCCCTCGGTGGTTTTGAATCGTGTGCTGAGAGAGCGCCACCTGTGGGATGAGGATTTTGTGCAGTGGAAGGTTGTGGAAACCCTGGACAAGCAAACAGAAATCTATCAGTACGTGTTGAACAGCATGGCCCCCCACCCTTCCAGAGACTTCGTGGTTCTCAG GACCTGGAAAACTGATTTGCCCAAAGGAATGTGTACCCTGGTGTCCCTGTCTGTGGAGCATGAGGAAGCCCAGCTCATGGGTGGCGTGCGGGCCATGGTGATGGATTCTCAGTATTTAATAGAACcttgtggttccggcaagtcaagaCTGACCCACATCTGCAGGATAGACCTGAA AGGTCACTCCCCAGAATGGTACAATAAAGGCTTTGGACATCTGTGTGCGGCAGAAGTTGCCAGGATTAGAAACTCTTTTCAGCCCCTCATTGCTGAAGGTCCGGAAACTAAAATCTGA
- the STARD13 gene encoding stAR-related lipid transfer protein 13 isoform X10: protein MEESSREEEEIEAKEACDWLRAAGFPQYAQLYEDSQFPINIVAVKNDHDFLEKDLVEPLCRRLNTLNKCASMKLDVNFQRKKADDSDEEDLCISNKWTFQRTSRRWSRVDDLHTLFPGGDRNGSSGDFRMRNTTSSESVLTDLSEPEVCSIHSESSGGSDGRGPPGSQSAGREAFDGPGHCCAEGPGMLDATVVSGSLPQPPKDVPNYPFQPKNEKPTRTRAKSFLKRMETLRGKGAHGRHKGSGRTGGLVISGPVLQQEPESFKAMQCIQIPNGDLQNSPTAACRKGLPCPGKWSGESSQSENSSSGVSTPGLKERKCQEANKRGGMYLEDLDVLAGTALRDAGDQNHTHEFHSQENLVVHIPKDHKPGTFPKALSIESLSPTDNSNGVNWRTGSISLGRQQGPGAREPRLMASCHRASRVSIYDNVPGSHLYASTGDLLDLEKDDLFPHLDDILHHVNGLQEVVDDWSKNILPELQTHDALVGEPGLCPFPSPNQITLDFEGNSVSEGRTTPSDVERDGTSLNESEATGVRERRDSGVGASLTRPNRRLRWNSFQLSHQPQPSTASPHISNQTAGQLNLLQRFSLLRLTAIMEKYSMSNKHGWTWSVPKFMKRMKVPDYKDKTVFGVPLIVHVQRTGQPLPQSIQQALRYLRSNCLDQVGLFRKSGVKSRIQALRQMNENFPENVSYEDQSAYDVADMVKQFFRDLPEPLFTNKLSETFLHIYQYVPKEQRLQAVQAAILLLADESREVLQTLLCFLHDVVNLVEENQMTPMNLAVCLAPSLFHLNLVKKESSPRVIQKKYATGKPDQKDLNENLAAAQGLAHMIMACDRLFEVPHELVAQSHNSYVEAEIHAPTLEDLGTQLEESGATFHTYLEHLVQGLQKEAKEKFKGWVTCSSTDNTDLAFKKVGDGNPLKLWKAAVEVEAPPSVVLNRVLRERHLWDEDFVQWKVVETLDKQTEIYQYVLNSMAPHPSRDFVVLRTWKTDLPKGMCTLVSLSVEHEEAQLMGGVRAMVMDSQYLIEPCGSGKSRLTHICRIDLKGHSPEWYNKGFGHLCAAEVARIRNSFQPLIAEGPETKI from the exons acgACTAAATACGTTGAACAAGTGTGCCTCAATGAAACTTGATGTGAACTTCCAAAGGAAAAAG GCTGACGACTCAGATGAGGAAGATCTGTGTATCAGTAACAAATGGACTTTCCAAAGAACCAGCCGCCGATGGTCTCGCGTGGACGACCTCCACACGCTGTTTCCCGGAGGAGACAGAAATGGGTCCTCAGGAGACTTTAGGATGAGAAACACGACCAGCAGTGAAAGTGTCCTCACAGACCTGAGCGAGCCGGAGGTCTGCTCCATTCACAGCGAGAGCAGCGGCGGCAGCGACGGCCGCGGCCCCCCGGGCAGCCAGAGCGCCGGGCGCGAGGCCTTCGACGGCCCCGGGCACTGCTGCGCGGAAGGGCCCGGCATGCTGGACGCCACGGTGGTCAGCGGCAGCCTCCCGCAGCCCCCTAAGGACGTTCCCAACTACCCTTTCCAGCCAAAGAATGAGAAACCCACTAGGACCAGAGCCAAGTCATTTTTGAAACGCATGGAAACCCTGCGAGGGAAGGGAGCACACGGAAGGCATAAGGGATCGGGGCGGACTGGAGGCTTGGTGATCAGCGGGCCGGTGCTGCAACAGGAGCCAGAGTCTTTTAAGGCCATGCAGTGCATCCAGATCCCAAATGGAGATCTCCAGAACTCGCCCACAGCTGCCTGCAGAAAAGGGCTACCGTGCCCAGGCAAATGGAGCGGGGAAAGCAGCCAATCAGAAAACAGCAGCAGTGGGGTGAGCACGCCTGGCCTGAAGGAACGGAAATGCCAGGAGGCCAACAAGCGCGGGGGCATGTACTTAGAAGACCTGGATGTGCTGGCGGGGACAGCACTGCGGGACGCGGGCGACCAAAACCACACACATGAGTTCCATTCCCAAGAGAACTTGGTAGTGCATATTCCCAAGGATCACAAACCAGGAACGTTCCCCAAGGCGCTCTCTATCGAAAGCCTCTCGCCCACAGACAATAGCAATGGGGTTAACTGGAGGACCGGTAGCATCTCCCTGGGCAGACAGCAGGGCCCTGGTGCCAGGGAGCCCAGGCTCATGGCGTCCTGCCACAGAGCAAGTCGGGTCAGTATCTATGACAACGTCCCAGGCTCCCATTTGTACGCCAGCACGGGAGATCTTCTGGACTTGGAGAAAGACGATCTCTTCCCTCACTTAGATGACATTCTGCACCATGTCAATGGGCTCCAAGAGGTAGTGGATGACTGGTCGAAAAACATCTTGCCTGAACTGCAAACACATGATGCCTTGGTTGGGGAACCTGGTTTATGCCCCTTCCCGTCTCCTAACCAGATCACCTTAGATTTCGAAGGCAACTCTGTGTCCGAGGGTCGGACAACACCCAGTGATGTGGAAAGAGATGGGACATCTCTTAATGAATCGGAGGCCACTGGggtcagagaaaggagagattcTGGTGTAGGGGCCTCTCTGACCAGGCCAAACAG GCGACTCCGATGGAACAGTTTCCAGCTCTCGCATCAGCCTCAGCCGTCCACAGCGTCGCCCCACATCAGCAACCAGACGGCCGGCCAGCTGAACCTGCTCCAGCGCTTCTCGCTGCTTCGCCTCACGGCCATCATGGAGAAGTACTCCATGTCCAACAAACACGGCTGGACATG GTCAGTTCCAAAGTTCATGAAGAGGATGAAAGTTCCTGATTACAAAGACAAGACCGTCTTTGGTGTTCCTCTCATAGTTCACGTCCAGAGAACGGGACAGCCTCTGCCTCAGAGTATTCAGCAAGCACTGAGATACCTGCGCAGCAACTGCCTCGATCAG GTGGGTCTTTTTCGAAAATCGGGTGTGAAATCTCGAATCCAGGCCTTACGCCAAATGAACGAGAACTTCCCTGAGAACGTCAGCTATGAGGACCAATCCGCTTATGACGTGGCGGATATGGTGAAACAGTTCTTCCgggacctccctgagcctctcttCACCAACAAGCTCAGCGAGACCTTCCTCCACATCTATCAGT ATGTCCCCAAAGAGCAGCGGCTGCAGGCAGTGCAGGCGGCCATCCTGCTGCTGGCGGATGAGAGCAGGGAAGTCCTGCAGACGCTGCTGTGCTTCCTGCACGACGTGGTCAACCTGGTGGAAGAGAACCAGATGACGCCCATGAACCTGGCGGTGTGTCTGGCCCCCTCCCTCTTTCATCTCAACTTAGTGAAGAAAGAAAGCTCCCCCAG AGTCATACAGAAGAAATACGCCACCGGGAAGCCAGATCAAAAGGACCTCAATGAGAATCTGGCAgctgctcaggggctggcccatatGATCATGGCATGCGACAGACTCTTTGAg GTCCCACATGAGTTGGTAGCCCAGTCTCATAACTCGTATGTGGAAGCTGAGATCCATGCTCCAACTCTGGAAGACCTGGGGACCCAGCTGGAAGAGAGCGGGGCGACCTTCCACACTTACCTGGAGCATCTCGTccagggcctccagaaggaagcCAAGGAGAAGTTCAAAGGCTGGGTCACGTGTTCCAGCACAGACAATACAGATCTTGCTTTCAAAAAG GTGGGAGATGGGAATCCGCTGAAGCTGTGGAAGGCTGCCGTGGAGGTGGAAGCGCCCCCCTCGGTGGTTTTGAATCGTGTGCTGAGAGAGCGCCACCTGTGGGATGAGGATTTTGTGCAGTGGAAGGTTGTGGAAACCCTGGACAAGCAAACAGAAATCTATCAGTACGTGTTGAACAGCATGGCCCCCCACCCTTCCAGAGACTTCGTGGTTCTCAG GACCTGGAAAACTGATTTGCCCAAAGGAATGTGTACCCTGGTGTCCCTGTCTGTGGAGCATGAGGAAGCCCAGCTCATGGGTGGCGTGCGGGCCATGGTGATGGATTCTCAGTATTTAATAGAACcttgtggttccggcaagtcaagaCTGACCCACATCTGCAGGATAGACCTGAA AGGTCACTCCCCAGAATGGTACAATAAAGGCTTTGGACATCTGTGTGCGGCAGAAGTTGCCAGGATTAGAAACTCTTTTCAGCCCCTCATTGCTGAAGGTCCGGAAACTAAAATCTGA